A stretch of Leishmania braziliensis MHOM/BR/75/M2904 complete genome, chromosome 11 DNA encodes these proteins:
- a CDS encoding putative ABC transporter yields MGRRQGQRTNVVDRDQGVTFQRNVLMTGDSSRQVVGSTQGPRENPVYVPSGAAARPLTRSPQVIDDEEYLNIEPNEKGSTFSDQFFATIGRIMQQKRQAWIGTLLEFVIPFLFLLGAITLWAAFGNDAYPEKQVLNYTTVSSLTLPGLYKQLMCNNVSMGIVPGLADCRTVGFSYDCSGDESSLPVKGLCVNATMGARGLIGFYMNAILGNAVRVPPLDTMIMMQWVARKAAAGNTETATSAMLATAGLTASTRYDSIMNSGMLYFAPRAGVPASLITYLNDTAQYFRYVYGGTFDTVEEAENYVKTTQGFHWAIVEVKAFNTTDFDVVLHMNSTALPPLTDVVDTQYPGGYQFDRGEMYTASGFNTLQESLYQCYLQELGYSDVASIHPYTTSFGYQEYKENTLLRAATPLVAFILVLSFLYPVVQLTKTIVLEKELRIREAMLIMGLSNTSLYLSWFVIYALQYVAMCIFMAMLLKLTFVSRSDAFVLFMTFYIFALSTIPLSGLIATFFSKARLVSMLAPLIFFALAVPTFAFTSASTNVIISVCILSPTAFAVAVINILTLEVGSGFGPNDFHNTALTVQSFIIYLLLAVDFLAYFVLMLYFDAVLPKEWGTTKHPLFFIINPVKWLCRCCGKEKVMVTGTNEDGRAENGVFEDADDSETAVQIVGLRKEYSRGGRTFVAVNNMYWSMNQNEISVMLGHNGAGKTTMMNMMTGMVSADAGDCYIYGSSVRTQLHRVRQQIGYCPQHNILWPELTCRDHLEFYGKIKGLFGTVLEDAVQLILKQVDLLEKIEYASCALSGGQKRKLSVAIAFVGCSRLIFLDEPTAGMDAAARRYTWELLRRMSEAHTIMLTTHFMDEADLLGHKIGIMSQGCLKCSGSSLFLKSRLGVGYTMNISVNPEVEAEDIDRFIVSLVPNAEALDFNGCEIVYRLPMRDLELFPSMLASLEENGEGIGVRGYSLSATTLEEVFLQIALEDMKKHKERSFVEENETVIQEESNSVWCCEIMTDTRDRLMSQFKSMMVKRLWNALRDRRMQCFQVICPVVCILLAMVLTVVKFTETGFIDLSSEMFGETVQMQVSGCEAYFGATHNVTRQGSYITDLNFASGADLSFYATDTALQLAMPRYTSLFCGDPGLQDTVPFELDAAILFYNTSAYHASGLVLQQLYTYILQSFTNNINRTFQTGIKLMPAPTSLSEARGGVDTILIGAIIMIPFTFLPSNVVAWVVKERECKARHLQNVSGLSFYIYWLTNFLFDIVAYIITVTMVLLIFLMFNRDEYVGKDTAGPAIVSFLIYGLCSTAGGYVLSFLFDEHSTAQSMTMAISFTAGFLFVMMVFILSLVDSTKNASVNLRWVFRLVPSYCVGESIINLAMDRQQAALGLPSNPWAMDVVGWPCVFMTVEFPIFVLATLFIDHPRRRMWGQKGAYVRSAPAEVIDDEDSDVEDERNQVYQQESKKVNDDVVRVVDLRKVYTSGKVAVRNLAFSILPDEVFGFLGTNGAGKTTTISMLCQEFIPTSGSAYVCGYDIVSESEQALQCIGYCPQFDATLDLLTVEEHLRLYAGIRGIRYEERSKVVAGLMRLCEITEYQRTTAAQLSGGNRRKLSVALALIGSPQIIFLDEPSAGMDPVARRGLWKAIQKVSQNCSVVLTTHHLEEVEELADTVAIMTDGALRCIGDKTHLKQKYGSGFEMSIRIARKDMRMAVQHFVGRHFPTAVLHEFKGQRFVFGLPADTKLSQTFWHLQQNKAQLHITDYSVSQASIEQMFLRICEEQDEREARTVEKEVHFVKSHATLHNYKGSVMRGYHSRKGNRRGERCGEKPAEAVVMVSSSAIEEYRRRMLESDVEF; encoded by the coding sequence ATGGGCCGTCGTCAAGGGCAGCGAACCAACGTCGTGGATAGGGATCAGGGAGTCACTTTTCAGCGAAATGTGCTGATGACTGGCGACTCTTCCCGGCAGGTCGTCGGCTCGACACAGGGGCCAAGGGAAAATCCCGTGTACGTCCCTTCAGGTGCGGCCGCGCGGCCTTTGACGCGATCTCCGCAGGTGATCGATGACGAGGAGTACCTCAACATCGAGCCGAATGAGAAGGGAAGTACGTTCAGCGATCAGTTTTTCGCCACGATAGGGCGCATTATGCAGCAGAAACGGCAGGCGTGGATTGGGACGTTGCTGGAGTTTGTgatccccttcctcttcctgctTGGTGCCATTACTTTGTGGGCCGCTTTCGGCAATGACGCATACCCCGAGAAGCAAGTGCTCAACTACACGACTGTCTCATCCCTCACGCTCCCGGGCTTGTACAAGCAACTGATGTGCAACAATGTGTCCATGGGCATCGTCCCTGGTCTCGCGGACTGCAGGACTGTTGGCTTCTCCTACGACTGCAGCGGTGACGAGTCGAGCTTGCCGGTGAAAGGGCTGTGCGTCAATGCTACAATGGGCGCCCGTGGACTGATTGGCTTTTACATGAACGCGATTCTAGGAAACGCCGTCcgggtgccgccgctggacACAATGATCATGATGCAATGGGTTGCACGTAAGGCTGCCGCTGGCAACACCGAAACCGCAACATCAGCGATGCTCGCCACTGCCGGACTGACGGCCAGCACTCGCTACGATTCCATCATGAATTCTGGCATGTTGTATTTTGCACCACGTGCAGGTGTCCCCGCATCCCTTATAACCTACCTCAACGACACTGCGCAGTACTTCCGGTACGTCTACGGCGGCACGTTTGACACTGtagaggaggcagagaacTACGTCAAGACCACTCAGGGATTTCACTGGGCCATTGTTGAAGTAAAAGCCTTCAACACAACTGACTTCGATGTGGTGCTGCATATGAATTCGACTGCACTGCCGCCCCTCACCGATGTGGTGGACACGCAGTACCCTGGCGGCTACCAGTTTGATCGGGGGGAGATGTACACTGCCTCCGGCTTTAATACCCTCCAGGAGAGCTTGTACCAGTGCTACCTGCAAGAACTGGGCTACAGCGATGTTGCAAGCATTCACCCCTACACCACCTCATTCGGGTACCAGGAGTACAAGGAGAACACGTTGCTGAGGGCAGCCACGCCACTGGTTGCCTTTATTCTTGTCCTCTCCTTTCTGTACCCGGTGGTGCAGCTTACGAAGACGATTGTGTTGGAGAAGGAGTTGCGCATTCGCGAGGCGATGCTCATTATGGGGCTCAGCAACACGTCGCTGTACCTCTCTTGGTTCGTCATCTACGCCCTGCAGTACGTCGCCATGTGCATCTTCATGGCCATGTTGCTGAAGCTCACGTTTGTGTCGAGGAGCGATGCATTCGTGCTCTTCATGACGTTTTACATCTTCGCCCTGAGCACGATCCCCCTCTCAGGGCTCATTGCCACCTTTTTCAGCAAGGCTCGCCTTGTCTCGATGCTAGCGCCACTCATCTTCTTTGCGCTGGCTGTGCCGACATTCGCCTTCACGAGCGCATCAACCAACGTGATTATAAGCGTATGCATCCTCTCGCCCACCGCGTTTGCTGTCGCTGTGATCAACATTCTAACACTGGAGGTCGGATCCGGCTTTGGTCCCAATGATTTCCACAATACCGCGCTAACAGTGCAGAGCTTTATCATTTACCTCCTGCTCGCCGTAGATTTCCTTGCCTACTTCGTCCTCATGCTCTACTTCGACGCTGTGCTGCCGAAGGAGTGGGGTACAACCAAGCACCCACTCTTCTTCATAATTAACCCCGTGAAGTGGctgtgcaggtgctgcggtAAGGAGAAGGTGATGGTGACAGGCACAAACGAGGACGGCCGCGCCGAGAATGGCGTGTTCGAGGACGCTGACGACTCAGAGACTGCGGTGCAGATTGTTGGGCTGCGCAAGGAGTACtcgcgcggcggcaggacGTTCGTTGCGGTGAACAACATGTACTGGTCTATGAATCAGAACGAGATCTCGGTGATGCTGGGGCACAACGGCGCCGGCAAGACGACGATGATGAACATGATGACGGGGATGGTATCGGCCGACGCGGGCGACTGCTACATCTACGGCAGCTCCGTCCGCACTCAGCTGCACCGAGTACGGCAGCAGATCGGCTACTGCCCGCAGCACAACATCCTGTGGCCGGAGCTGACGTGCCGCGACCACCTGGAGTTCTACGGTAAGATTAAGGGTCTTTTTGGTACCGTGCTGGAAGACGCCGTACAGCTCATCCTCAAGCAGGTGGATCTGCTGGAAAAGATCGAGTATGCATCGTGCGCGCTGTCGGGTGGGCAGAAGCGTAAGCTTTCTGTCGCCATCGCTTTTGTTGGCTGCAGTCGACTGATCTTCTTGGATGAGCCGACAGCAGGCATggatgcagctgcgcgccgaTACACgtgggagctgctgcgccgcatgtCAGAGGCGCACACCATCATGCTGACGACGCACTTCATGGACGAGGCAGATTTGCTGGGCCACAAAATCGGGATCATGAGCCAGGGCTGTCTCAAGTGCTCCGGCAGCAGCCTGTTTCTCAAGTCGCGGCTCGGCGTGGGCTACACCATGAACATCTCCGTTAACCCAGAGGTGGAGGCCGAGGATATTGACCGTTTCATCGTTTCCCTTGTCCCGAATGCCGAGGCGTTGGACTTTAACGGTTGCGAAATTGTTTACAGGCTGCCTATGCGAGATCTCGAGCTGTTTCCATCGATGCTGGCGAGTCTCGAGGAGAACGGCGAAGGCATTGGCGTGCGTGGCTACTCGCTGTCGGCGACAACGCTAGAGGAAGTGTTTCTCCAGATCGCACTGGAAGACATGAAGAAGCACAAGGAGAGAAGCTTCGTCGAGGAGAATGAGACAGTCATTCAGGAAGAGAGCAACTCAGTGTGGTGTTGCGAGATCATGACGGACACGCGTGATCGGCTGATGTCGCAGTTCAAGTCGATGATGGTGAAGCGGCTGTGGAACGCGCTCCGTGACCGTAGGATGCAATGCTTCCAGGTAATCTGCCCTGTGGTATGTATTCTGCTGGCTATGGTGCTCACCGTCGTGAAATTCACAGAGACAGGATTCATCGACCTCTCCAGTGAAATGTTTGGCGAGACAGTGCAGATGCAGGTGTCAGGCTGCGAGGCATACTTTGGCGCTACCCACAACGTTACCCGGCAGGGCTCCTACATCACTGACCTCAATTTTGCGAGCGGGGCAGACTTGTCCTTCTACGCTACGGACACCgcactgcagctggcgatgccGCGCTACACCTCACTCTTTTGTGGCGACCCGGGGCTGCAGGACACCGTTCCCTTTGAGCTGGACGCCGCCATCCTCTTCTACAACACCTCCGCGTACCACGCCAGCGGTCtggtgctccagcagctgtaCACGTACATTCTTCAGTCCTTCACGAATAACATCAACCGCACCTTCCAGACGGGTATCAAATTGATGCCAGCCCCTACAAGTCTCTCGGAGGCGCGTGGCGGTGTGGATACGATCCTCATCGGCGCCATTATCATGATTCCGTTCACGTTTCTGCCGTCGAACGTGGTGGCGTgggtggtgaaggagcgGGAGTGCAAAGCACGGCACTTGCAGAATGTCTCAGGGCTGAGCTTCTACATCTACTGGCTCACGAATTTTCTCTTTGATATCGTCGCCTACATCATCACGGTCACTATGGTGCTGCTCATCTTCCTCATGTTTAACCGAGATGAGTACGTCGGGAAAGACACGGCTGGCCCGGCTATCGTGTCGTTTCTCATTTATGGCCTTTGCAGCACTGCCGGCGGCTACGTGCTCAGCTTTTTGTTCGACGAGCACTCAACAGCGCAGTCAATGACGATGGCGATCAGTTTCACCGCTGGTTTCCTGTTTGTCATGATGGTATTCATCCTCTCGCTGGTGGACTCGACGAAGAACGCGTCTGTGAATCTGCGCTGGGTGTTCCGGCTGGTTCCGTCGTATTGCGTGGGCGAGTCCATCATTAACCTCGCCATGGACCGACAGCAGGCAGCTCTGGGTCTTCCATCGAACCCGTGGGCGATGGACGTGGTTGGCTGGCCTTGTGTTTTCATGACGGTTGAGTTCCCCATCTTCGTGTTGGCGACCCTCTTCATTGACCACCCACGACGGCGCATGTGGGGTCAGAAGGGGGCCTATGTGCGCAGTGCTCCGGCGGAGGTTATCGACGACGAGGACTCCGATGTGGAAGATGAGCGGAACCAAGTGTACCAACAGGAGAGCAAGAAGGTCAACGATGACGTTGTACGAGTGGTGGACCTGCGCAAGGTATACACCAGCGGCAAAGTGGCGGTGCGTAATCTCGCCTTCAGTATTCTACCAGACGAGGTGTTTGGCTTTCTCGGCACGAATGGTGCCggcaagacgacgacgatctCGATGCTGTGCCAGGAGTTCATACcgacgagcggcagcgcgtacgtgtgcggGTACGACATTGTCAGTGAGAGCGAGCAGGCACTCCAGTGCATCGGGTACTGCCCGCAGTTCGACGCGACGCTGGACCTgctgacggtggaggagcacCTGCGCCTATACGCTGGCATTCGAGGTATTCGTTACGAAGAGCGCAGCAAGGTGGTGGCTGGACTGATGCGCTTGTGCGAGATTACTGAGTACCAGAGGACgacagctgcgcagctctccGGCGGCAACCGGCGCAAGCTCTCTGTAGCGCTCGCTCTCATTGGCTCGCCGCAGATCATCTTTCTCGATGAGCCGTCGGCCGGCATGGACCCCGTGGCGCGCCGTGGACTCTGGAAGGCGATCCAGAAGGTTTCGCAGAACTGCTCCGTTGTGCTGACGACGCACCacctggaggaggtggaggaactGGCCGACACAGTGGCCATCATGACTGATggagcgctgcgctgcattGGTGACAAGACGCACTTGAAGCAGAAGTACGGCAGTGGCTTTGAGATGAGCATCCGCATTGCGCGAAAGGACATGCggatggcggtgcagcacttCGTGGGGAGGCACTTCCCCACAGCCGTGCTGCATGAGTTCAAGGGGCAACGTTTTGTCTTTGGTTTGCCGGCCGATACAAAACTCTCACAGACGTTTTGGCATCTGCAACAGAACAAGGCACAGCTGCATATCACCGACTACAGCGTGTCACAGGCCTCGATCGAGCAGATGTTCTTGCGCATTTGTGAGGAGCAGGACGAGCGTGAGGCGCGCACGGTGGAGAAAGAGGTTCACTTCGTGAAGAGCCACGCCACTCTGCACAACTACAAGGGCAGCGTCATGAGGGGTTACCACAGCAGGAAGGGCAACAGAAGAGGGGAGCGTTGCGGCGAAAAACCGGCTGAGGCAGTGGTGATGGTAAGTTCGTCCGCAATTGAGGAGTATCGTCGCCGAATGCTGGAGTCTGACGTCGAGTTTTAG